The genomic interval CGGCAGCCTGCATAGCGTCCTCCTCAAGATGTGGTATTTTTAATATAGCTGAAATCCTGAATTATGCAATAGATTGATTATGAAATGGAATTGGGTTAAATTATTTCCTTGGAATATGCGGTTATATTCAGCTCCCCGGCAAGGCTCGAACTTGCGACCCGGTGATTAACAGTCACCTCTCCAAAAGGATGGGCAGATCCTTCGCGGCTCAGGAGGCCTGTGGACCCGCCGCGGCGGGCCGCGCACAATACATTAACAGCAGGCTGTGGAGCACTTCGGAACCTCTTACGGGAACCAGAGGATGAAAACTATCTTGACAATTGATCGTGAGGGGGTAATATTTAGTCAGGCACTAGCTTTCGCGCAGGGAAATATCATGGAATACAGATTCTATAAATTAAGGTCATTTGCGGTTTTACTTTTTTATGCGGAGCCGTAAATTTATTGTCAAAAGTATTGGTGAAAGATATAGGATATGAGTGTTATAACCATCGCCAGAGCCGTCAAGAGCGGCGGCCGTGATCTGGCCGACTGTCTCGCCAGGCGGCTTGATTATAAGTTTCTTCAGAATCGGGATGTTATCACCGACTGCGCCAAAAAATACAATATTATGGAAGAGGAACTGATCAGAAAGCTGGAGGAGGTCCCCGGTTTCTGGCAGCGTCTGACCAAGGAGCATACCCGGTTTCTTGTTTATGTCCAGTCCGCGGTCGTGGACGCGGTAAAATGTGACAATGTCGTATATCTGGGCCTGGCCGGGCAGATTTTTCTGACCGGTATCAAGCATGTTTTCAAACTGCAGGTGGAAGCGCCTTTTGAGGACCGGGTCCGGCGGGCCATGAAAGAATTGAACATGGACAAAAATAAGGTCTCGGAATATCTAATGGACGCCGATGATAAACGCAGCCGGTGGGTAAAAATACTTTTCGGCGAAAACTGGCGGGATCTGGCCCTGTATGACCTTTCGGTGAACCTGAGTAAGATGTCCATCGATTCAATTTGCCGGATGGTTGTCTCCGCCATGGATAGTGAGGAGTTCAAGACGACCGAGCAGTCGAAGACCGCTCTCAATAATCTCTCGCTGGAATGTGAGGTGAGAGCGGCGTTTGCATCGGAGGACCTTCTCTGGAACCAGAAAATCGGTGTTATCGCCAACGGTTCCAATATTACGCTGAAGGGCATGGTCAAGAATAACAAGATCGAGCAGGAGCTGGTGGATATCGCTTCCAAAGTAAAAGGTGTGACCAATTGTCAATCCAACATCGTCCTGGCTTCCAAACAGCCCAAGGGCGGTATCTGGAACGATTGATTCCGGCATCGGGGTAACATATTATAAAAAATGACCCATCCGTCAGATGGGTCCGAAAATAAAAAGCTCCCCGAACCGTGCAGAACTCAGAACTTTTAAGTTGGTTTTAGGCCCATGGTGACTCCAACATGTTATGGCTCCAGCGTTACCCTGAGAAGCCGTTTATGGATTATTTATGGGTCTGATTGCCTATTTCTGTCATTAGCCAATGGCGTTATTAGACAATGAAATACGAGTATATTAAAAAAAGAGGCGGGCAAATCGTCGCCACCGGATTTAAAAAATCGTGGTTATTTCAAAAAAATTACCTTTTTGGATTGAACAAATTCTCCTGCCGTCGGTAATGGATATTAATGCCCTGCGCAACAGGGGCGTCAAACCTCACAGATTATATTTTAGAAAAGTGAATTAATTATTTGACAAAAGAATGACGATAACTTATAATGGTATTGTGCATATGCACAAAAATAAAAGGAGCCGAAATGGGTCGTCCCAAAAGGACTCGATTTTGCAGAAAATATCCGGCCGATCGGGTGTTCAAACCGCAGGGGATTCCGCTGAAGGAAATTGAGACTGTTTTCCTTACGCTGGATCAATTTGAGGCCATGCGGTTGTGTGACTATGACGGTCTTGAGCAGGAGGAGGCCGGCAATCGGATGGGTATCTCCAGGGGGACGGTACAAAGGCTGCTTTATGAGGCAAGAAAAAGGATGATTGAAGCGGTATTGAACAATAAAGCTTTAATCATAAACCTGAAAGAAAGCGAGGCATGTGATGTTGATATGCATTCCCACCATTGGCGATACCGGGAAAGAGGACGTGGTAAATGAGCACTTTGGATCGGCCCGATATTTTACGCTTTATGACAGCGAATTGGACCAAATCAAGGTTGTTGAAAATCGCAATGCTCATCATGATCATGGCACCTGCCACCCGATGAACCAGTTGGCCAAATATAAAATTGATGGAATTATCTGTTCCGGTATTGGAAGGCGGGCAATCCTGACGATGCAGGCCGAGGGAATCAAAGTCTATCATGCAAGAGACGCCCAAGTCGCCAAAGTCTTAGAAAATATAAAGAATGGTGATCTGGAAGAAGTCGATCCGTCGAGGGCCTGCCGGGGGCATGGCTTGCAGGGCGGCTTCGTACATGGCAATCAAGCCGGCTGCGGGCATGGTGGAAAAGGCGGGCATGGGCAGGGCCGGGATGGCGGTGGAAGTCGGGATTAGGAATATTTTTATATTTTCCTGCTCATCAAATACTTGAATATATATTAATCGGACTGTATAATAGGGGAGACCCATAAGATTTTATTGAAAAGGCATGCGGAGCATGGACGATAAGTCGGAAAATCTGAGATTTTTCAAGGTTATCCTGAGTTCGATCGCCGATGGTGTCTTCACCGTTGACAGTCGGCGGATGATTACCAGCTATAATCGGGCGGCGGAGAAGATAACCGGGATACCCGCTTCGAAAGCCATCGGTAAAAGATGTTCGGATGTTCTGCATTCGGATATCTGCGCGAATTGTCTTCTTGAAGAGACCCTTAAAACCGGCATTGAGGCCATCGACCGGCCGGTTTATATAATAAACAATCGGGGCGAAAAAATTCCGATCAGTATTTCCACCGCCGTTCTTCGAGATGACAAAGGTGAGGTCCTTGGCGCCGTGGAAACTTTCCGGGATCTCTCGGCCATCGAACATTTGAGAAAAGAGCTTAATCAGAAATACACTTTCGAGGATATAATTTCAAAAAGTCCCCGGCTTCATAAGCTTTTTGCGATTCTTCCGGACATTGCGGAAAGCGAGAGCACTGTCCTGATTCAGGGGCCGTCGGGATCGGGCAAGGAACTGTTCGCGCGGGCGATTCATAACTTGAGCCCGCGCAAAGACCGGCCCTATGTTATTATCAATTGCGGAACGCTGCCGCATCAACTGTTTGAATCGGAACTGTTCGGCTATATGAAAGGCGCTTTTACCGATGCCAAGCAGGACAAGCGAGGAAAGCTGGCCATGGCGGAGAGAGGCACTGTTTTTTTCGATGAAATCGGCGATTTGCCCTTGCCGACACAAATCAAACTGCTGCGCATGTTGCAGGAGCGCGAATACGAACCGGTCGGAAGCACTTCTCCGATAAAAGCGGACATCCGTGTGGTTGCGGCCACCAATAAAGATTTGAAGCAACTGGTGGCCCAGGCCAAGTTCAGGGATGATTTGTATTTCCGGCTGGCCGTGGTTAAGTTTGATTTACCGCCTCTGAGAGATCGTCGCGAAGATATTCCTTACCTGGTGGATCATTTTATCAAGCGTTTTAACGCCCGCAAGGGCAAGAAAGTGATCAGTGTCAGTCCCGATGTTATGAGCATACTCCTCCGCTATGATTTCCCGGGAAATATCCGTGAATTGGAAAACATTATTGAGTATGGCTTCGTGGTGTGCAAGGGAAGCATTATTCAGAAGGAACATCTTCCGGCAGAGCTTTTAAAGACGGTCAAGGAAAAACAGCATGATGAAAAAGAACCCGGCTCGCCAATCTCAGAATCGATAGATGAATACAGCCGTATTATCGATGCTTTCGAAAAAAACGAAGGCAGTATAGTCAGAACGGCTCAGTTTCTTGGAATCCACCGGACCACTCTTTGGCGTAAACTGAAGCGCTATAATATCCATATCAAATAGGTTCCCGCACCATTTGTAAATGTTGCGCATGTTGCAAATGCAACATATTATGTTGCATGCTACATCCATATGTTGCATTTAACGCAACACACAAAATCTGCATTATTACACAAGATATTATAAGTCAATTAATTACATCGAAATTGTAAACTTGGCATGATTGATGCATAGTAATGTTGCAGAACTATGATAAAAATAGCCATACCAAAGCTGAAAAACCGGGTGGCCCCCTGTTTTGAAGCGGCCAGCAGTTTCACGGTCGCTGTGGCCGACAATAACCGATTGATTTCGCAAAAGACTGTTCATTGTTCCGGCTCTGAAGGCTACCATCGCGTCCGGTTGATGAAACTTCATGATATAGATATGGTCCTATGCAATGGCATTGGGGGGTTTTACTCAGATTTGCTGCATACCATGGGGCTTCGAATCATCGGTAATTTAAACGGCGGCATAAGCCGCGTTCTCAGGTTGTATCTTTCGGGGGCTCTGAAATTATCCGAAAGCAATCCGGACATATCGACCAGAATGTCCGGAACCTCTCTTGATGAGTTGATAAGCTGGTCGCGCGAATTGTTCGAAAGAAACGGCTACTGTGTCAATCCGGGACCGGGAAGAGATTCCTTCCTGATCGATCTGGTGGCTGAGATGATCTGCCCGGTATGCGGGGAAAAAATAAGAGTGGCCA from candidate division Zixibacteria bacterium HGW-Zixibacteria-1 carries:
- a CDS encoding diguanylate cyclase is translated as MLICIPTIGDTGKEDVVNEHFGSARYFTLYDSELDQIKVVENRNAHHDHGTCHPMNQLAKYKIDGIICSGIGRRAILTMQAEGIKVYHARDAQVAKVLENIKNGDLEEVDPSRACRGHGLQGGFVHGNQAGCGHGGKGGHGQGRDGGGSRD
- a CDS encoding Fis family transcriptional regulator, whose product is MDDKSENLRFFKVILSSIADGVFTVDSRRMITSYNRAAEKITGIPASKAIGKRCSDVLHSDICANCLLEETLKTGIEAIDRPVYIINNRGEKIPISISTAVLRDDKGEVLGAVETFRDLSAIEHLRKELNQKYTFEDIISKSPRLHKLFAILPDIAESESTVLIQGPSGSGKELFARAIHNLSPRKDRPYVIINCGTLPHQLFESELFGYMKGAFTDAKQDKRGKLAMAERGTVFFDEIGDLPLPTQIKLLRMLQEREYEPVGSTSPIKADIRVVAATNKDLKQLVAQAKFRDDLYFRLAVVKFDLPPLRDRREDIPYLVDHFIKRFNARKGKKVISVSPDVMSILLRYDFPGNIRELENIIEYGFVVCKGSIIQKEHLPAELLKTVKEKQHDEKEPGSPISESIDEYSRIIDAFEKNEGSIVRTAQFLGIHRTTLWRKLKRYNIHIK